A stretch of the Ananas comosus cultivar F153 linkage group 14, ASM154086v1, whole genome shotgun sequence genome encodes the following:
- the LOC109719868 gene encoding probable inorganic phosphate transporter 1-3, whose translation MVQSTGTTMTTTTKAVFSALDTAKTQVYHFKAIVIAGMGFFTDAYDLFCITAVTKLLGRLYYPDPAGKAPGKLPDNVNNAITGVALCGTLAGQLFFGWLGDRLGRKKVYGITLVTMVGCAVASGLSLGSTPQSVVATLCFFRFWLGFGIGGDYPLSAVIMSEYANQRTRGGFIAAVFAMQGFGILVAGLVAMTISKLFLIKYDAPSFQQSPTLSAQRQGDFVWRIVLMLGAVPAAATYYWRMKMPETARFTALVEGNHAKAAADMRKVLDADIAAGEGGQVESSSLSSSPSWNRQNQPYGLFSKEFAARHGMHLLGTTTTWFLLDVAFYTMNLTQKDVYSAAGILPKASRMNAIQEVYEVAKSMFLVALFATVPGYWFTVFLIDRIGRFVIQLGGFLLMSIFMAIVGGLYTKLRGYQCTTSKTGFCGGHPGEFAALYGLTFFFANFGPNSTTFIVPAELFPARFRSTCHGISAAAGKAGAVVGAFWIQNYTVGGDGRKVRDVLIALAAVNFLGFLFTFLVPETRGRSLEEISGDDQIYAANGTNNNGEDEEKKKAAAAAASVDYSNSVVETIV comes from the exons atggtgCAGTCGACGgggacgacgatgacgacgacgacgaaggcgGTGTTCTCAGCGCTGGACACGGCGAAGACGCAGGTGTACCACTTCAAGGCGATCGTGATCGCGGGGATGGGGTTCTTCACGGACGCGTACGACCTCTTCTGCATCACGGCGGTGACGAAGCTCCTCGGAAGGCTCTACTACCCGGACCCGGCGGGCAAGGCACCCGGGAAGCTGCCTGACAACGTCAACAACGCCATCACCGGCGTCGCCCTCTGCGGCACCCTCGCCGGCCAGCTCTTCTTCGGCTGGCTCGGCGACCGCCTCGGCCGCAAGAAG GTGTACGGCATCACACTAGTGACTATGGTGGGCTGCGCCGTCGCCTCCGGCCTCTCCCTCGGCTCGACCCCGCAGTCCGTCGTTGCGACCCTCTGCTTCTTCCGCTTCTGGCTAGGGTTCGGGATCGGCGGCGACTACCCCCTCTCCGCCGTCATCATGTCGGAGTACGCCAACCAGCGCACGCGCGGCGGGTTCATCGCCGCCGTCTTCGCCATGCAG GGATTCGGTATTCTCGTTGCAGGCCTCGTCGCCATGACCATCTCGAAGCTATTTCTGATAAAGTACGATGCGCCGTCGTTCCAGCAGAGCCCGACGCTGTCGGCACAACGGCAGGGCGACTTCGTGTGGCGGATCGTGCTCATGCTAGGCGCGGTGCCGGCGGCGGCGACCTACTACTGGCGGATGAAGATGCCCGAGACCGCGCGGTTCACCGCGCTGGTCGAGGGCAACCACGCAAAGGCGGCAGCCGACATGCGGAAGGTGCTCGACGCCGACATCGCCGCGGGGGAGGGGGGTCAGGTGGAGTCGTCATCGTTATCGTCATCGCCGTCGTGGAACAGGCAAAACCAGCCGTACGGATTGTTCTCTAAGGAGTTTGCGGCGCGGCACGGCATGCACCTGCtggggacgacgacgacgtggTTCCTGCTCGACGTGGCGTTCTACACGATGAACCTGACGCAAAAGGACGTGTACTCGGCCGCCGGGATACTCCCGAAGGCGTCGCGGATGAACGCGATCCAGGAGGTCTACGAGGTCGCCAAGTCCATGTTCCTCGTTGCCCTCTTCGCCACCGTCCCCGG GTATTGGTTCACTGTGTTCCTGATCGACCGGATCGGGCGGTTCGTGATCCAGCTGGGCGGCTTCCTGCTGATGTCGATCTTCATGGCGATCGTGGGCGGGCTGTACACGAAGCTCCGCGGCTACCAGTGCACCACCTCCAAGACGGGCTTCTGCGGCGGCCACCCAGGGGAGTTCGCGGCGCTCTACGGCCTGACCTTCTTCTTCGCCAACTTCGGCCCCAACAGCACCACCTTCATCGTCCCCGCCGAGCTCTTCCCCGCGCGCTTCCGCTCCACGTGCCACGgcatctccgccgccgccggcaaGGCCGGGGCCGTCGTCGGCGCCTTCTGGATCCAGAACTACACCGTCGGCGGCGACGGCCGCAAGGTCCGCGATGTGCTCATCGCGCTGGCCGCCGTCAACTTCCTCGGCTTCCTCTTCACCTTCCTCGTGCCGGAGACGAGGGGCCGCTCGCTCGAGGAGATCTCCGGCGACGACCAGATTTACGCCGCCAACGGCACCAACAACAACGGCGAGgatgaggagaagaagaaggcagcggcagcggcggcgtcCGTGGACTACAGCAACTCGGTTGTGGAGACGATTGTTTAG